The proteins below come from a single Triticum aestivum cultivar Chinese Spring chromosome 5D, IWGSC CS RefSeq v2.1, whole genome shotgun sequence genomic window:
- the LOC123119698 gene encoding protein spotted leaf 11 codes for MAGDQEEAERESQAPAPAAERVAAAVETVAAPGEFRNAYRRQLLALSRRIRLLGPFAEELRERRRPPGEEEERALATLADALEKALELLKLGREGSRISLVFDRDRVMNIFQEVVAQLEQALLDFPYNELDISDEVREQVELVHAQLKRAKERVDMPDDEFYNDLISLYNKTYDPSAELAILERLSEKLHLMTITDLTQESLALHEMVASGGGQDPGEHIEKLSMLLKKIKDFVQTNNPEMGPPMASKIMDTSGDQKSVIVPDEFRCPISLELMKDPVIVATGQTYERSCIEKWLASGHHTCPTTQQRMANTTLTANYVLRSLISQWCETNGIEAPKRSSQPNKPMPACSSSERANIDALLSKLCSPDPEEQRSAAAELRLLAKRNAHNRLCIAEAGAIPLLLSLLSSSDLRTQEHAVTALLNLSIHEDNKASIMSSGAVPSVVHVLKNGSMEARENAAATLFSLSVVDEYKVMIGGTGAIPALVVLLSEGSQRGKKDAAAALFNLCIYQGNKGRAIRAGLVPLIMGLVTNPTGALMDEAMAILSILSSHQEGKAAIGAAEPVPALVELLGSGSPRNRENAAAVMLHLCSGEQQLVHLARAHECGIMVPLRELALNGTERGKRKAVQLLERMSRFVVQQQEEQESNSRLQATVAQVFPQAPEQVQEREIPDQLESPASQYPTLL; via the exons ATGGCCGGCGACCAAGAGGAGGCGGAGCGGGAGTCCCAGGCGCCGGCGCCGGCTGCGGAGCGGGTCGCCGCCGCGGTGGAGACCGTGGCGGCGCCCGGGGAGTTCCGGAACGCGTACCGGCGGCAGCTGCTGGCGCTGTCCCGCCGGATTCGCCTCCTCGGACCCTTCGCCGAGGAGCtccgcgagcgccgccgccccccgggggaggaggaggagcgggcgcTGGCGACGCTCGCCGACGCGCTGGAGAAGGCGCTCGAGCTGCTCAAGCTCGGCCGCGAGGGGAGCAGGATCTCTTTG GTTTTTGATAGGGATAGAGTAATGAATATATTTCAGGAAGTAGTTGCTCAGTTGGAACAAGCTTTGCTCGACTTTCCATACAATGAACTGGATATATCTGATGAAGTTAGAGAACAG GTTGAGTTAGTGCATGCACAGCTCAAAAGAGCAAAAGAACGGGTTGATAtgcctgatgatgagttctacaacgACCTAATATCTCTGTATAACAAGACCTATGACCCAAGTGCAGAACTGGCTATCCTTGAAAGGTTGTCAGAAAAGCTACACCTCATGACTATCACTGATCTCACGCAAGAGTCACTTGCTCTGCATGAGATGGTGGCATCTGGTGGTGGCCAGGATCCAGGAGAGCACATTGAGAAATTGTCAATGCTACTGAAGAAAATCAAGGACTTTGTGCAAACTAACAACCCTGAGATGGGCCCTCCTATGGCTTCCAAAATAATGGATACCAGTGGGGACCAGAAATCTGTCATCGTTCCTGATGAATTCCGTTGTCCAATTTCTCTCGAGCTGATGAAAGATCCTGTGATAGTTGCTACTGGCCAG ACATATGAACGGTCGTGCATCGAGAAATGGCTAGCATCTGGGCATCACACTTGCCCAACTACGCAACAAAGGATGGCGAACACAACATTGACGGCAAACTATGTCCTTAGAAGTCTCATCTCCCAGTGGTGTGAAACCAACGGAATTGAAGCGCCTAAGCGCTCATCCCAGCCTAACAAGCCAATGCCAGCATGCTCTTCTAGTGAACGTGCTAACATTGATGCTCTATTATCCAAGTTATGCTCTCCAGACCCTGAGGAGCAGAGGTCAGCTGCTGCAGAGCTTCGCCTCCTCGCAAAGCGGAACGCACACAACCGATTATGCATTGCTGAGGCTGGTGCAATTCCCTTACTATTGAGTCTGTTATCGTCATCTGACTTGCGGACTCAGGAACATGCTGTTACTGCACTTCTGAACCTCTCCATACACGAGGACAACAAGGCAAGCATCATGTCCTCTGGTGCTGTGCCTAGTGTTGTTCATGTGCTGAAGAATGGCAGTATGGAGGCCCGGGAAAATGCTGCAGCCACACTTTTTAGCCTCTCTGTGGTCGATGAATACAAAGTAATGATTGGGGGAACAGGGGCTATCCCTGCCCTTGTAGTGTTGCTAAGTGAGGGCAGCCAGCGGGGTAAGAAAGACGCAGCAGCAGCTCTCTTCAACTTGTGCATTTACCAAGGTAACAAAGGCCGTGCGATACGAGCTGGCCTTGTGCCACTCATCATGGGTCTAGTAACCAACCCCACAGGAGCTCTCATGGACGAGGCTATGGCGATACTCTCAATACTATCCAGCCACCAAGAGGGGAAGGCAGCTATCGGGGCAGCAGAGCCTGTTCCTGCGCTTGTCGAGTTGCTCGGAAGTGGGTCACCGAGAAACAGAGAGAATGCTGCAGCTGTGATGCTGCATCTGTGCAGCGGCGAGCAACAGCTTGTGCATTTAGCCCGTGCGCATGAGTGCGGGATCATGGTTCCGTTGCGGGAGCTGGCATTGAACGGCACAGAAAGGGGAAAGAGGAAGGCAGTGCAGTTGCTCGAGCGGATGAGCAGATTCGTGGTTCAACAACAAGAGGAACAGGAATCTAATTCTCGGCTGCAGGCCACCGTGGCACAAGTTTTCCCTCAGGCCCCCGAACAGGTCCAAGAAAGGGAAATCCCCGATCAATTGGAGAGTCCGGCGTCTCAATACCCCACGTTGTTATGA